The region ACACGTGATATTCTACCCCAAACAATAGCTCGAAGTAGATGATAAGGTTTGGCTTCAAATAAAAACGAAGTTTTAGTTTGTTTCAatgcatgaaaaaaataaatatatgtttatattttctctGTTGTTTTATGTACTTAAAAGGGTGATACAATTCGAAGCATGGTCCATGGTTATTTATTTGTGGATGATTATTGTTGATATCATCAAGATAGTGCCATGTTTAAGACACTTGTTAAACAAATCATAGAGTTCTTGATTAATACGCAGCTTGACTAGTTTGTCTGATGTTACAAAAACTTGTGTCACTAACAACATTGTAGTGAGTTTTTAATTACTTGTGATGTGTATGCACTTTTGTTTGTGGGTGAAGTTGACAAAGATAGAAGTTGGAAGAAACTCTCAAGATGGTTGCTTCAGTGCAAATGAACAATGCAAGCATAAAATAAAGCATGTTTCAcgtcttaatatatttttcattttttagtgctgttttttttttctctctttttttttaactatttccTTTTACTTACTTCCAAAACCTCTTACGTAATCCTTGAATGATGATATACTTGAACGTGAttcacttatttttaatatttctttctcAAACACTTGTTCAATGACATGAAttctaaactaaaataaacGGTTGAAAGTTTCACATCGACCAGAAATAATGTCAActcacaatatataaatgggAACAATACTCATtttacaagtcagttttgtggagttgaattaggtttaaaatcCAACATCTATTAGAACCAGGTTAGAGCTTATTCTAGCGAGATTTGTAGTCTCACGCACGATATTTGACGTGAGAAGAGTAAGTTGGAAATTccattttattagattaaaaatatttttaattcttttctaGTCACTTCGAACTTAAACtgattaatcatatttttattagattaatgATCGGTTGAATGCTCGACTTAAGTTTGATTGGGTTAATGActaaattctatttttaattctttttgtgtcattattttctatttattcttTCATATGTTATCCTTCTAAGAGAGTAAAAATGTTACGTAGCGAAGCTTACTCCATATAGAAGCATTCGCATTTGTTTTGGATCAAATCTGGCCCAAAATTAGAACCATGCGGGGGACAGTTTCTGCTTTTGACACCTCTTTTTCACTGTTCTCACCCGACTTTTGTTTCTCATATGTGTTGTATGCATATAGAAATATGTTGTGTAgaatgtttttgttgtttgttctatatttcaaaattaattatccgtattttaaatttgaatattttacgTGAATAAACTTTTAATGATTCATTAACATGTGGGTCTGACATGCATTTGAATAAATACAACGATCATTCTTTTATTTACTATGTGCAATCTAAATTATTGACATGTGACTTGAATTTGTGCAATTTGGATTCTTGAGTTGGCATAATCTCAATCTTGTCTTTTTATTGACAAAGGCTTTAATCACTCActtacattattttcttttcctaagaACATGGATCCACTCTTTATTGTTGTATATTACAATGATATTTTCATAACAACTATTCTGAAAAagtttttttgtcaatttatgttttaaaactttataattatGTCCCATTACTCATAgaacatgttttttcttttggattCCTAACAAGACCAGTGTTGAGGTTCCATTacgcagaaaaaaaaaattaattaatcaaatgaGTGAtgcatgagaaaaaaaaaacattcacaCACCTTATACCACTTAGCCAAGTTGGTTCCATCTAAACAGAAAGTTCAATGGCGATATAAATAATAAGTCCCCATAATCTTACATTGTAAACTATGCATGTTAGGCCGAATAGGTTTATTCTTTTTGCACCCgcataatttctttttgtacCTTTATTAGGTGTGAAAAAAAGTTCAAATTGCTCATGAATATATTTTCAGATTGCGTAAATCAGAATATGTTTCTAAACTATGTACtctgaaatatattttcagatctataaatattttggattacattatctataaattgcgaatctaaaaatgtattttttttattgcaaaACCCATAACtcgtaattatattttcatactgggcattcttaaataaaatttcagattatttattttaaaatgcatTTCAGGATTTAAAGTTGCATGCTAAACATACAACATAATATTacgaattttgaaaattattttatgttgtaCAATTTGAAATTCATAATTACGTGATTATCAAATGGAATGTTccataaaaagtttataatttctaaatccataatattttgaaatgtataatttgaaaataactcAAAAATCAATGTCTATTttctcaaatattttgaaaatcatgaaaaacttataaaaagGAATTTAACTAGTTTCAACACTTACAAAACATTAATAATCAATAGACTCTTTACTAAAATCAAAATGTTTATAGCAAAAGCTTACAAGCCAAGACACTAATATGACacaataatagatttttttggatataaaatgaattataaaaaaataaatagcacAAAATGAGCATTTTAGAAAACTAAGGGGTGCAAGAATAAAGAGCCGCCCAAAAGTTTTTGTTTCAGCTATTTGCTCTGTTAATTGTGGACGTATGTGCATTGGACcacataacattaaaattaaacattgtTAACATTTTACATTATTCCAATTAGTTTAATACATAAaagtaaatacaaaaattataaccaaaattattcttttcaaattttattttctataaaaatcaattaagacAAAGTCACAATGACAAAAgtaaatttcttcttttaaaattgtctgtttctaatatttttttaatattattttatttatccatTTCCATTGCATCACTCACTATTCACACCCCTACTCTATTTCTACTAGCATTTTCTTAAGGCGACACATTTTaagaattcaaattttttattaaattttttagtacTGTCATCTGCCGgacactaaaaatatattttactaatatcttatatctttttaatatattttaaaatattaaaattaataataataagtgtattataaaaatacaataaaaaaataacatacaaaaaaCTAGCAGAGAATCAAATTCCACTTTTAACGCACCAACTAAAATAAGGTTCTTAATAGTTACAAGGAGAAGCACATAACTTTCCCTAACCTAATTCAATCAAATGAAACATCCCAAAATGTAAGCAAAATACATGACAATATAACAAACATCCTTGTATGTCTCTAGAAATCCctaaaacacatttttaaacaCTAAACATCACTGTATGAAACGAAATTTTTCACTACTTCAATGAATTTTGTAGCCTTTGATTCATTACGATACTCCACCCCATGAGACCCTTCTTCCTCAAAATCACTCACCACTTCCACACCCTTCTCTTTCAAAATCTCCACCAACTCTTTCTCACGATCAATCAACGGATCTCCACCGTTCCCACTCACCAACACCCTCCACCCTAGATCCCTCACTCTCTCCAATTTCCCTACCCACTTCTCAGCCCTCGGATTCGCATACTCGTGATCACGGGCAGCGCCAACGGGCAGCGCCAGCTCCCAAAGCAAATCCGCAACACTCAGCGGCAAAACCTCGTCGTTCTCTAATCTCACCTCGGACCCACACCTCTGGACCCCACCAAAAAACACCTGTCGCAATATGAGCCCTTGGATTTTCAACGGCTCCAGATCACGCACCGTGTCGGTCACACGTAGGCCCGCGATGTAGGCGATTGTTGCTCCCGCGCTGTTCCCCATGATATAACAGTTACCTATGTCGGCGTGTTTCTTCAGCCACTCTTCCTGGCTGCTTCTGACAAACTCCAACGCCTCCACTGCGTCGTCGTAAGCCGCCGGGAGACGGTGCTCCGGGGCGAGGCGATACTCCACGGAGGCGACTACGGCGGGGACGGCTGAGGCCATGGCGGAGCAGAAGAGGTGGAACATGGTGGAGGCGGCGCTGGACACGACGAAACCGCTTCcgtggaagaaaataatgagagGCAGCTTCTGGCGTTCTGGGTCTGAGGTTAGTGCTGTTTGGGGTAAGAATAAACGTAGCCAGGTGTTGTTGTGTGCATTGATGGTTATGTCTTTGGTGAGAACTGCGAGAGTGGGGTCTGAAGAGGGTGGTGTGGTTGGAATGTGACGTGAACGAGTGAGGGTGCCGTTAGGATTTAGAACGAAATCGAGGTGGCGATAGGGATCAATGGGTTGCTGGTGTTGATCAGACATGGTGGTGGAAGAAAGctaggaagaagaagatgaaagtgttgtgtggttttcaaaatgttgaAACTGGTGTGATTTTAAAAAGTATCCGAAtcaaattttgacaattttactttataatttatttgtaataaaaaaaaagtttacttTGCAGTATATAAGGCTGAATATATAGTTTggaattttgaaaattcaatCCGGCTTTAATTAAATAGGTcgaatttaaatttcataatcatgtttttaggaaaaaaaatgaaaaaaaataaataaataatattaacttaGACGTTAGTTTCTtatcaaattgaaaatataGTTTTGTCATTATTAACTTAATGTGTCAAACTTGGATGCATGAACCAGAAGAAAAATTTGTGGTGTGCCGGCATTTTCTTTATCGCTGATGGGATTCTTCacttttaaatttcaaacaTTCGTACTCATAAGTCACGAGGAAAGAGAAAATTAACTTTATGATAGATAGAGACATTtacaagaaaattcaaatttggtgacactttttaaaatactacataaaattattttcattttcaatcataataaaaattagttttattttcaaagTACAATTTCTgttaatattagaaaataacattttgttgttgaatttaaggatttaagaattaaaaacatattgaaaccaaaagagtattttaatctaaatataataaaaaaaaaaattaaaagaaaacttgtATTAACAAagttctatatatatataaataagacaaTGTATAGCATacaacattaatatatatatatatatatatatatatatatatatatatagattggACGGTCTCTATATATAGAATTTATGAATaacataaaattgttaaaatgcTGCAACAATAATAGAGAAGAGTGCAAATCGCAGCACAATGAAAAGGATAAGCgagagaagaagaaattatGTAAATAATCGCTCTTTCGACGACAATTCcaattttagttattgtgaTCTCATACAATGGCGATTATCCGTAAGTCCTTTATCATATCCTAATTTTGACGATATTTACTCTAAAATCGTCATCTTctcaacttaaaaaaaacttacCAAATTGTGAATGTCgtcattttcaataataattattctaaaacTATAATCATTTTACGTATTTGCAATAACGATTGACGTATAATCATtgccaaatttttttataactgttATCCTATCACCAATATGAAATCATTTGCCAACAACTAGAACATAAATTCAGATATGTCATTGCCACCTTTTACATCCACAATGACCATAAAATCGTcgttatttaactttttttacaatGATTATAGAGATTATcatcattaaaattaacaaaggTGCTTTCTAAACTAATTTGTTACTGTATATTGTTGTGTACCTTAAACGTCGTGTTGTtactgattttataaaattcactaaaaatagttataaaaagattttgacttaagttttttttaataatttttattagaatgCATTCAAATGCAGAGTGTTTAAGTCTAAGATATTGATAACAAATTTAGAGTTATAAAAATTTAGTggtgaaaaacttaaaataatcataacttATTTTACGGACTTCTAATGGAGATGCTAAAAAAATGAAGGTCGTTGGGAATGGATGATCAAAGCGTTAGCCTATCCGGAAGGGGATTAGGAGccttgaatttaaaaaaaaaaaatcatttgtgTCTTCTACAATGGAATCTCATAACTGAGATTCCCGATAATTATTTCCATAATCTTCTTATGTCCGAAAGATGATTCATCGTttgttatatgttttttatttttttattatttttcacctATTTTTCCGTACTTACAACTTTATATAAGATATTCATAGTACTTACAAAATTCTGAaatttttgaattgtattattatattgtatattgattttttgaaagaaaatattgacaaaaaaattaaaaagaaacaaaacaatcCAAAAATTAATGTTTGTGTCCTTACATCATATATTTATTCATGtctattataaatataacattgttatgattgtccattgatttgatacatgtattcatatgattcattactctttatggtaaatatttgtattaactaagttgatttgtttcctttatggattacatattgtatctataaacaGGACTCTtcctattaataataatacatagatGAGttgttgctccctattctctcattctctattctcttctctattatctgtcgtcattctctatgttattcgATTTATtccataacacgttatcagcacgatgctccaaccaattgaggactagtgaaagttttttctctataacgacaatgttatgcgtgtctcaatccaggctctttctaatcctttctcaaattataattttaccttatattcttcctcttgtgataagaattatttaactttatcaattttcatcttcgtcttattatttttatttttattttgacggtgattattattattaatataattattttatgtgctagttctaaacacacgaaatgttgcaaaatttggatttgtgacccttgatattacaaggaagaattccttatattggattttaaattttgaaatatatttagatgcaatggatattgggatacaattaaatatataaataaagcatctaagcaacatgacaaaaatattgtgaaaagagatttcacaaatattgtgaatttatttcatgcctatgtatggctggctggataaagcaataaagcttttgatgaaaaatcatgagatccgcctaatatgctccattcccagaagtgaatgcagcgatcaatattatgaatttatttcatgcctttgtatggctgaacaaagcaatgagcttttgacctcaagaaaatcatgaaacatgtcTAAATTGGTTCTGCTTCATttccagaagtgaatgcagcaacattttatttatattttcatgatcgtgatcatgatcttgattttggacatggttataaagaaaatttcaaagacacattttgtcaccagaagtggcataataatgtgaaaaaaaaaaagaaaaggaaaatgtgaaaatattgacaaaaagatgaaagtatttATTACCATTAcgatggtaaaggccatttgagttgtacttattgtacaccaaagcatcttacaaataatgagaagaacatagaaacacactttgcttatgaagatggtgattctgattatggccatatggatgctactcatcttgatattgttattttctttgctaaagaaaatggaagcattgatcacctcattgattaagagagtgttaaaaaaaaatctcatattgatatttacgtttatatgaaaaacgaatgtttgcactagtaccaaaaagatatgtgtcttattgatagtgcaacaacttatacaattctcaagagtaataaatttttctcttgtttgataatgcgagacatcaatgctagtattatttatagtactacaaatatatttgaagactctagaagagctattatacttctaccaagaagttgaatagaatagaaacttattaagtttcaatgacatttgtctaaatggatattatattgagacaaacaatgaaaaagctatgaaatatttttatatctctatgattgagttgaaaaagaaagtgtgttgaagaaattatcaacattctcttatagtttgtactacaagtttattagtacaattaaaatgtATGTCAtagtaaaccagaagtttacaaatcaaaatgattgtcttgtttgacatgatcagttattatgatgcaaaaaaaaaagggttgaaaaactcatgtggacacgtttgaagcgtgatagacctattggttccaaatataaaaactcttcaatgagaaagggagctaaaatgcaaaatgacctaatcgaaaaggttaaaatcccaaaagattcatttgacataattaatggttcggttccaTAAGAACatcaggtacctgaaatggttgaaaatgatgagatctcaataaattatatcatcaatcatataatatgaaaccaaaatgaagttaacattgacgaaacttttacttataacatagcgatgaatgctatgaatgacaatgaggatcaataagtaatgatcattgaagattgtcggcaaagaaaagattggccaaaaatgaaaatatgcaaagaagcataattatatttgtttgctaaacgaaaggtttttgaacatatagttcgcacacctaaagttatgaaacccgttgggtacatatggatttttgcgcaaaaatcaaattaaaaatgatgaaattgttagatacaaagcataattggttgctcaaggttgttcacaaaaccttgtattgattagtgaaaaaacatgttcactagtattggatgcaacaacattgcaatattcgattatcctagttgcacaacaaggtttgcatttacatctaatggatgatgttacaacctattagtacggttcttttgagaatcatatttatttgaaaatccctgaaggattttatttgtcCAACAAGACAAactctaaagagggttattcaataaaattgaacatgctcttttattgattaaagaaatcaagacgtgtgtggcataaccgtcttattgagtacttattaaaagaaggatataaaagtgatcctatttgttcttgtatttatatgaaaagatccaaataatgaatttgccataattattgtttatgtagatgacataaacatcgttggaattcctaatgagctcacaaaggcaattgattactcaaagaaataatttgagatgaatgatctttgagggcaaagtcttatttgaaattagaaattgagtatttaaataaaggtgtttttatacgtcaagaagcttatataattaaggtgcttaaaatgttctaaatggacaagtcatgtccattatgcactccaatagttgcgaggtcgttagatgttgataaagactcttcttagacctcaagaaaatgatgaagatcttcttggtctagaagcaccatatcttagtgtcatagaaacactaatgtatcttgcgaattatactcgatctaatattgcatttgctataaatttgttaagcaagatatagttcttcaactacaagaagaaaatggtttggagtaaaacatatacttcgttactttaagggtactacgaatatgagcttattccatccaaatgattcagattcagaccaatgggttatggatatgcatgttattttacatattcttacaatgtcacaatggttgatcacaagcAAGATGTTTGtacacatgtggtagcacaatggtttcatgaaggtatatgaaacaaaccatagtagcaacatcgtctaatcatacaaaattacgaggaaagttatgaatatgtttggttaaggtttataattcaacatgtgcaagaaacttgtgactatccccgagaaagatggaatcaacaaccatatatgaagacaatagtgtattgttcaattgaaaggatgatatagatatccaaaaattcgttcatctgaaaatatgacaagtctatttgtaaagtttttgccaagaaaaacttttgagcaaatgactcacaaattcggactctgtcaccttaatgatgtaatgagggggagaaatagaatatgtgatgaacaatattatattaaagaatacagaatgttgtactctttttccttcactaggtttttttatccaaagggtttttcctagtaaggttttaacgaggcacattctttatcaatggacactcaagggggagtgttatgaattaatgattgtccattgatttgatacatttactcatatgattcattactctttatggtaaatatttgtattaactatgttgatttgtttcctttatggattacatattgtatctataaacaGGACTCTTCCTATTAATAATAATGCATAGATGAGTTGCTccatattctctcattctctattctctcttgTTCTTCCCTTCTCTATTATCTGTCATCATTCTCTATATTATTCGATTTATTTCATAACAGACATACATTAATTGACTAAATTTActtaatgttaaataaatttaataaagttgagttaaaatgattaaatttacacattttttaaaaataatgaactaaaattttaaaaatggactaattacatttttcactaaaaggataaaatgtatttaactttaataatattattaataaaactatgaagaagaaaatatcattttattgttCAATTTATATTATGGATGAAGACTCCAATCATAAGAGTTATTGTAGAAGACAAAACTTCTCTATTGCAACAGTTATTTAGATGCATCAGTGATGTCAATCTTTTTGTGGCAGAAAGTTGAAATAACTATGAATGTAACATGTTAACAATTGTGTTTGGTGCAGGAGAACACGATAATTTAGCCCTAAACACAGTTAGGGTTAATGAAATGTTTAACTAGATCAATGAACTGGCTTGCCTTCAATGGGTCAAAGAGTTCAACTCCATGGAAGCCTTCTTCCTGAAAATCCTTCACCACTTTCACCCCTTTTTCTTCCATCAATTGCGCCAATTCCTTATAACGATCCACCAACAGGTCACCATTGTTGCCACTCACCAACACCCTCCAACCAAGGTCCTTCATCTTCTCAAATTTCTGAACCCCATTTCCAGCCCTTACACTGCAATATTCATGGTCACGATCAG is a window of Vigna unguiculata cultivar IT97K-499-35 chromosome 4, ASM411807v1, whole genome shotgun sequence DNA encoding:
- the LOC114181081 gene encoding carboxylesterase 1-like, translated to MSDQHQQPIDPYRHLDFVLNPNGTLTRSRHIPTTPPSSDPTLAVLTKDITINAHNNTWLRLFLPQTALTSDPERQKLPLIIFFHGSGFVVSSAASTMFHLFCSAMASAVPAVVASVEYRLAPEHRLPAAYDDAVEALEFVRSSQEEWLKKHADIGNCYIMGNSAGATIAYIAGLRVTDTVRDLEPLKIQGLILRQVFFGGVQRCGSEVRLENDEVLPLSVADLLWELALPVGAARDHEYANPRAEKWVGKLERVRDLGWRVLVSGNGGDPLIDREKELVEILKEKGVEVVSDFEEEGSHGVEYRNESKATKFIEVVKNFVSYSDV